In one window of Rhodoglobus vestalii DNA:
- the glnA gene encoding type I glutamate--ammonia ligase → MSHPKFANSSEVLAFIKDTDVKFLDIRFTDLPGIQQHFNIPAAAVDEDFFSVGQLFDGSSIRGFQSIHESDLQLIPDVSTAYVDPFRVERTLIIIFDIYNPRNGEIYARDPRQVAKKAEKYLTSTGIADTAFFASEAEFYIFDDVRYEVKANKSFYEVDSSEGAWNSARTEEGGNLANKTPFKGGYFPVSPVDQHADLRDDIVVKLIDVGLDVERSHHEVGTAGQGEINYKFDTLVHAGDDILKFKYIVKNTANEWGKTATFMPKPLFGDNGSGMHTHQSLWNDGTPLFYDEKGYGGLSDTARWYIGGLLKHAPAVLAFTNPTVNSYRRLIPGFEAPVNLVYSAGNRSASIRIPITGTNPKAKRIEFRAPDASGNPYLAFAAQLMAGLDGIKNKIEPHEPVDKDLYELPPEEARLIPQVPASLEEALVALEADHEFLMEGNVFTKDLIETWIDYKRTNELLPFAQRPHPYEYELYFGV, encoded by the coding sequence ATGTCTCATCCGAAGTTCGCCAATTCGTCTGAGGTTCTTGCATTTATCAAGGACACAGACGTGAAGTTTCTCGACATCCGGTTCACCGATCTGCCGGGCATCCAGCAGCACTTCAACATTCCTGCAGCCGCAGTCGATGAAGACTTCTTCAGCGTCGGCCAGCTCTTTGACGGTTCATCAATCCGCGGGTTCCAGTCCATTCACGAATCCGACCTCCAGCTAATCCCCGACGTCAGCACCGCGTACGTTGACCCGTTCCGTGTCGAGCGCACACTGATCATCATTTTCGATATTTACAACCCCCGCAATGGTGAGATCTATGCCCGCGACCCGCGCCAAGTCGCCAAGAAGGCTGAGAAGTACCTCACGTCGACCGGAATCGCCGACACCGCGTTCTTCGCTTCCGAGGCAGAGTTCTACATCTTTGATGACGTGCGCTACGAAGTAAAAGCCAACAAGAGCTTCTACGAAGTTGACTCGAGCGAAGGCGCCTGGAACAGCGCACGCACCGAAGAAGGCGGAAACCTCGCAAACAAAACGCCATTCAAGGGCGGCTACTTCCCCGTCTCCCCCGTCGACCAGCACGCAGACCTTCGCGATGACATCGTCGTAAAGCTCATCGATGTCGGACTCGACGTCGAGCGCAGCCACCACGAGGTTGGTACCGCCGGACAAGGAGAAATCAACTACAAGTTCGACACCCTCGTTCACGCCGGAGACGACATCCTCAAGTTCAAGTACATCGTGAAGAACACGGCGAACGAATGGGGCAAGACCGCGACGTTCATGCCGAAGCCGCTCTTTGGCGATAACGGCTCAGGAATGCACACCCACCAGTCGCTCTGGAACGACGGCACACCGTTGTTCTACGACGAGAAAGGCTACGGAGGGCTCAGCGACACCGCGCGCTGGTACATCGGTGGACTGCTCAAGCACGCGCCAGCCGTGCTCGCTTTCACGAACCCGACCGTCAACTCGTACCGTCGCTTGATCCCCGGGTTCGAAGCACCCGTAAACCTCGTGTACTCGGCAGGAAACCGTTCAGCGTCAATTCGAATTCCGATCACGGGAACGAACCCTAAGGCAAAGCGCATCGAGTTCCGCGCACCCGACGCTTCGGGTAACCCGTACCTCGCGTTCGCGGCGCAGTTGATGGCGGGTCTCGACGGCATCAAGAACAAGATTGAGCCACACGAGCCCGTTGATAAGGACCTTTACGAGCTGCCTCCCGAGGAAGCTCGCCTGATTCCCCAGGTTCCGGCGTCGCTCGAAGAAGCACTTGTCGCTCTTGAGGCTGACCACGAATTCCTCATGGAGGGCAACGTCTTCACGAAGGATCTCATCGAGACCTGGATTGATTACAAGCGCACGAACGAGCTTCTTCCGTTCGCGCAGCGCCCGCACCCGTATGAGTACGAACTGTACTTCGGCGTCTAA
- a CDS encoding RDD family protein: MNQQQNSNDDWPGRRIGLPPDGPRSIARLGRRIVALAIDWGFAVIVSVAFFDYDSLATLGVFVAAQIVLLITANGSFGHLITGMRVVPLTGGLLGLWRPIVRTLLVAIVIPAVIWDADQRGMHDRVAGTLLVRR; encoded by the coding sequence GTGAACCAGCAACAAAACTCCAACGACGATTGGCCGGGCAGGCGCATCGGGCTCCCCCCGGACGGCCCACGTTCTATCGCACGACTCGGTCGCCGTATCGTTGCTCTCGCAATCGACTGGGGGTTTGCGGTGATCGTCTCGGTCGCATTTTTCGATTACGATTCTCTCGCCACTCTTGGGGTGTTCGTCGCAGCACAAATCGTATTGCTCATCACCGCGAATGGCAGCTTCGGGCATCTCATCACGGGGATGCGAGTGGTCCCGCTTACCGGGGGTCTTCTCGGTCTGTGGCGTCCGATTGTGCGCACCCTACTGGTGGCGATTGTAATCCCGGCTGTAATCTGGGATGCCGATCAACGCGGCATGCACGACAGAGTTGCTGGAACTCTGCTCGTTCGTAGGTAG
- a CDS encoding DUF4191 domain-containing protein: protein MARREKKTKAPKEPGRMKQMYQVFQMTRRYDNLATWFFLLAFLLPILIALALAFLLSAGNVLGFVLYIVSGVMAGLLAFLIVLGRRAERAAYSQIAGQPGAVGAVLKSSLRRGWTASEMPIAVSPKTQDAVYRAVGKGGVALIGEGPRSRTQRMLEDERRKLVRFLPNVPVHFIYVGPDAESVALHKLAPTLGRLKKVLRKPEILAISNRLTSLDKNGLPIPKGIDPMKARAQRSQRA from the coding sequence ATGGCACGCAGAGAAAAGAAGACAAAGGCTCCAAAAGAACCCGGTCGCATGAAGCAGATGTACCAGGTCTTCCAGATGACGAGACGGTACGACAACCTTGCAACTTGGTTTTTCCTACTCGCGTTTCTCCTCCCCATTCTCATCGCCCTTGCGCTGGCATTCCTGCTGTCCGCCGGTAACGTTCTAGGTTTTGTGCTCTACATCGTTTCCGGTGTCATGGCGGGCCTGCTCGCGTTTCTCATTGTGCTTGGTCGCCGCGCAGAGCGGGCTGCCTACTCCCAGATAGCCGGACAACCCGGTGCCGTCGGTGCCGTCTTAAAGAGCTCGCTGCGCCGTGGGTGGACTGCAAGTGAGATGCCCATAGCAGTCAGCCCTAAAACTCAGGATGCGGTCTATCGCGCGGTCGGCAAAGGAGGGGTCGCATTGATTGGAGAAGGCCCCCGAAGCCGAACCCAGCGGATGCTCGAAGACGAGCGTCGCAAGCTCGTGCGCTTCTTGCCGAATGTTCCCGTGCACTTCATCTATGTGGGGCCAGATGCCGAATCGGTCGCGCTCCACAAATTGGCACCCACTCTCGGCCGACTCAAAAAAGTCCTCCGAAAGCCAGAGATTCTGGCAATTTCTAACCGTCTCACGTCACTCGATAAGAACGGGCTCCCCATTCCCAAGGGAATCGACCCAATGAAGGCACGAGCTCAGCGCTCACAGCGGGCATAG
- a CDS encoding protein kinase: MTNQSLAGYRIVRTIAETARAVTVLAQPALPTESPAELVVLKCYLNGVPSSSILAECEAMTSISSPHLPAVYDLASVSGNRLVAVCEWIPGTSLSKLLKSRGHFTAGEAITILVPLVETLARLHRAGIVHGGVSVDSVLFRESGSPVLIGLSQAARFVPQSTPAELSHNSAVRSDIASLTHLCAIVLSVVRSDSSGQQKLEDGIAWMTSTLLTNDPQWAAALEERLFALGAPEPVRVVGADSSASQDDPQPRRVSTLLGSAATEAVGAPSDRISVFGIPSWLQNELVRGLVALRLRLSHLRTWARRWVAPVRPRMWLLAGIATAALVTALLVAGVAPPDAIEPPELLSSTSHSAVVPTASPVNADPQLALGELLFTRERCFRDLSEGCLRDVAQADSPAFMADSELIGHIISGGELNNEVLLRFDEVLVTQELGDSVIFSLTSSANDKPATVLLVKGEAGWRMRSYTLPD, encoded by the coding sequence GTGACTAATCAAAGCCTCGCAGGGTATCGGATCGTGCGCACAATTGCAGAGACAGCTCGCGCGGTGACTGTCCTCGCCCAGCCTGCCTTGCCAACCGAATCCCCTGCTGAGCTTGTCGTCCTCAAGTGCTACCTCAATGGAGTCCCGTCCTCGAGCATTCTCGCAGAGTGCGAAGCGATGACGAGTATTTCTAGCCCGCACCTGCCAGCGGTGTATGACCTTGCGAGTGTCAGCGGCAACAGACTGGTCGCTGTGTGTGAGTGGATTCCGGGAACATCGCTCAGCAAGCTCCTGAAATCACGGGGCCACTTCACGGCGGGGGAGGCAATAACGATTCTTGTGCCGCTGGTGGAAACCCTTGCTCGCCTGCATCGCGCCGGAATTGTTCATGGTGGTGTCAGCGTCGATTCGGTTCTTTTTCGTGAATCTGGGAGCCCCGTACTTATCGGTCTCTCCCAAGCAGCTCGCTTCGTGCCGCAGTCCACCCCGGCAGAGCTGTCGCACAACTCCGCAGTCCGCTCTGATATTGCTTCACTTACTCACCTGTGCGCAATCGTACTTTCGGTTGTGCGGTCTGATTCCTCTGGCCAACAAAAGCTTGAAGACGGGATCGCGTGGATGACATCGACCCTCCTAACCAACGATCCCCAGTGGGCGGCTGCTCTCGAGGAGCGACTCTTTGCCCTTGGCGCACCCGAGCCCGTTCGCGTTGTTGGCGCGGATTCGAGTGCTTCACAGGATGATCCGCAGCCTCGTCGGGTCTCCACTTTGCTGGGGAGTGCCGCGACAGAAGCGGTCGGTGCGCCGAGCGACAGAATCAGTGTTTTTGGTATCCCTTCGTGGCTCCAGAACGAACTTGTTCGAGGTCTTGTGGCGTTGCGATTGCGTTTGTCGCACCTTCGAACCTGGGCGCGCCGATGGGTTGCGCCGGTTCGGCCACGAATGTGGCTACTGGCCGGTATCGCGACAGCGGCACTCGTGACCGCACTGCTTGTTGCTGGGGTGGCACCGCCGGACGCTATCGAACCTCCCGAATTGCTGTCTTCGACATCGCACAGTGCCGTCGTGCCAACCGCATCACCGGTTAACGCGGACCCGCAACTCGCTCTCGGTGAATTGTTGTTCACACGAGAGCGCTGCTTCCGTGACCTTTCAGAGGGTTGTCTCCGTGATGTAGCCCAGGCTGATTCCCCCGCGTTCATGGCTGACTCAGAGTTGATTGGTCACATCATCTCTGGTGGTGAGCTCAATAATGAGGTCCTGTTGCGTTTTGACGAGGTGCTGGTCACGCAAGAGTTGGGCGACTCCGTCATCTTTTCGCTCACCAGTTCGGCCAACGACAAACCGGCCACGGTTCTTTTGGTGAAGGGCGAGGCCGGTTGGCGAATGAGGAGCTATACGCTGCCTGATTGA
- the sucB gene encoding 2-oxoglutarate dehydrogenase, E2 component, dihydrolipoamide succinyltransferase: MSESVNLPALGESVTEGTVTRWLKQVGDRVEVDEPLLEVSTDKVDTEIPSPVAGVIEEILVAEDETVEVGTALVKIGDGSGGSDAAPAAEHEPAAAEAASEAAAPEAAATEVAAPAAEEKAAPAAEKIDEPSTEAPAPEPAGAETAPAPAPTPALAKDAPAEAPESAAPTAQADESGTSDPSDSDHSDSDDSQAGYLTPLVRKLANERGVDLSTITGTGVGGRIRKQDVLEASEKSAPAEASGAAAAAPAAREISALRGTTVPMSRLRKVIAERAVISMQSSAQLTSVVEVDVTAVANYRKSVKDEFLEKTGTKLSFLPFFALAAAEALTSIPIINATIEDNSIVYPAQENISIAVDTERGLLTPVIRDAASLDLAGLAKEIADLAQRTRDNKLTPDELSGGTFTLTNTGSRGALFDTPIVFLPQSAILGTGIVTKKPVVISDANGDSIGIRSMVYLALSYDHRIVDGADAARFLVDVKNRLEGGNFADKLGI, translated from the coding sequence ATGAGTGAATCCGTTAACCTTCCGGCACTCGGCGAGAGTGTCACCGAGGGCACGGTGACCCGCTGGCTTAAGCAGGTCGGCGATCGTGTAGAGGTTGACGAGCCCCTGCTCGAAGTCTCGACGGACAAGGTCGACACGGAGATTCCCTCTCCCGTTGCTGGCGTCATCGAAGAGATTTTGGTTGCCGAAGATGAGACAGTTGAGGTCGGCACTGCACTGGTAAAGATCGGTGACGGATCGGGTGGTTCGGATGCCGCCCCCGCTGCCGAGCACGAGCCTGCGGCTGCGGAAGCTGCGTCTGAAGCTGCTGCGCCTGAAGCTGCTGCAACTGAAGTTGCTGCGCCCGCGGCTGAAGAAAAAGCTGCACCGGCTGCCGAAAAGATTGACGAGCCATCCACCGAAGCTCCCGCCCCCGAGCCAGCAGGGGCCGAAACTGCACCTGCACCGGCACCTACACCGGCACTTGCGAAGGATGCCCCCGCCGAAGCACCGGAGTCCGCTGCGCCCACCGCACAAGCGGATGAATCAGGTACCAGCGATCCTTCAGATTCTGACCACTCGGATTCGGACGACTCACAAGCTGGCTACCTCACGCCTCTCGTTCGCAAGCTCGCCAATGAGCGCGGTGTCGACCTGAGCACAATCACCGGTACCGGTGTTGGCGGTCGCATTCGCAAGCAGGATGTTCTTGAGGCCAGTGAGAAGTCAGCGCCAGCGGAAGCGTCCGGCGCTGCTGCTGCCGCACCCGCCGCTCGCGAGATCTCAGCGCTCCGAGGAACGACAGTTCCGATGTCGCGCCTGCGCAAGGTGATTGCCGAACGCGCTGTAATTTCGATGCAGTCTTCGGCGCAGCTCACATCTGTAGTAGAGGTCGATGTCACTGCCGTTGCCAACTACCGCAAATCGGTGAAAGACGAGTTCCTCGAGAAGACCGGAACGAAGCTTTCTTTCCTGCCGTTCTTTGCCCTTGCTGCAGCCGAAGCACTTACGTCGATTCCGATTATCAACGCGACAATCGAAGACAACTCGATTGTGTACCCGGCGCAGGAAAATATCAGCATTGCTGTCGACACCGAGCGAGGACTTCTTACGCCCGTGATCCGCGATGCCGCCTCGCTTGACCTTGCAGGTCTCGCGAAGGAGATTGCGGATCTGGCGCAACGAACCCGCGATAACAAGCTCACTCCTGACGAGCTTTCCGGTGGTACGTTCACGCTGACTAACACGGGTTCACGTGGCGCGCTGTTCGATACCCCGATAGTTTTCCTCCCGCAGTCAGCCATTTTGGGCACAGGAATAGTCACGAAGAAACCCGTTGTCATCAGCGATGCGAATGGTGACTCAATCGGAATCCGTTCAATGGTGTACCTGGCCTTGAGTTACGACCACCGCATTGTGGATGGTGCTGACGCGGCTCGATTCCTTGTTGATGTCAAGAATCGTCTCGAAGGTGGCAACTTCGCCGACAAGTTGGGCATCTAG
- the lpdA gene encoding dihydrolipoyl dehydrogenase — MAEHNFDLVVLGGGSGGYAAALRASELGMTVGLIEKGKLGGTCLHVGCIPTKALLHSAEVADVTRESAKYGVTATLEGIDIAGVTKYRQDIVDSKYKGLQGLIKMRGITVIEGEGKLVAPNTVQVGDETVVGKNIVLATGSYSRSLPGLDIGGRVITSEQALELDFVPKKVAVLGGGVIGVEFSSIWKSWGTDVTIIEGLPHLVPAEDESVSKQFERAFRRRGIKFHTGVRFKSVEQNDDGVVVTLENGETVEAELLLVAVGRGPSTAGLGFEEVGVEMDRGFVLTNDRLATNVEGVYAVGDIVPGLQLAHRGFQHGIFVAEELAGLKPIVIDDLHIPKVTYSNPEVASVGLTEAKAIELHGADKVKAYDYNLSGNGKSSIIGTAGSIKVVRVVDGPVIGVHMIGARVGEQIGEAQLIVNWEAHPEDITPLLHAHPTQNEALGEAFLALAGKPLHAV, encoded by the coding sequence TTGGCTGAGCACAATTTTGATCTTGTCGTTCTTGGTGGAGGAAGCGGTGGCTACGCAGCCGCATTGCGCGCCTCCGAACTAGGCATGACCGTCGGGTTGATCGAGAAGGGCAAGCTCGGCGGCACCTGTCTGCACGTGGGGTGCATCCCGACGAAAGCACTACTGCATTCGGCAGAAGTTGCTGACGTTACTCGGGAATCCGCGAAGTATGGCGTCACAGCCACCCTCGAGGGCATCGACATCGCCGGGGTAACGAAGTACCGCCAAGACATCGTTGACAGTAAATACAAGGGGCTCCAAGGTCTCATCAAAATGCGCGGGATCACCGTCATTGAGGGTGAAGGCAAGCTGGTAGCACCCAACACCGTTCAGGTTGGCGACGAGACCGTCGTCGGCAAGAACATCGTTCTTGCTACGGGTTCGTACTCGCGTTCACTGCCGGGCCTTGACATCGGCGGCCGCGTCATCACCTCCGAGCAGGCTCTCGAGCTCGACTTTGTTCCCAAGAAGGTAGCCGTTCTTGGCGGCGGCGTAATCGGAGTCGAATTCTCCAGCATCTGGAAAAGTTGGGGCACCGACGTAACGATCATCGAGGGTCTCCCCCACTTGGTCCCGGCCGAAGACGAATCGGTAAGTAAGCAATTCGAGCGAGCGTTCCGTCGTCGTGGCATTAAATTCCACACCGGCGTGCGGTTCAAGAGCGTCGAACAGAATGACGACGGGGTGGTCGTTACGCTCGAAAACGGTGAGACTGTCGAAGCTGAGCTTCTTCTCGTCGCCGTTGGGCGCGGTCCGTCAACAGCAGGTCTCGGATTCGAAGAAGTGGGCGTTGAAATGGATCGCGGCTTCGTGTTGACCAACGATCGACTCGCCACCAACGTGGAAGGTGTCTACGCCGTCGGCGACATTGTTCCCGGCCTCCAGCTCGCGCACCGTGGGTTCCAGCACGGAATCTTCGTCGCTGAAGAACTCGCCGGTCTCAAGCCGATCGTGATTGACGACCTCCACATTCCGAAGGTCACTTATAGCAATCCCGAAGTTGCGTCGGTCGGCCTTACAGAAGCAAAGGCGATCGAGCTCCACGGTGCTGACAAGGTCAAGGCTTACGACTACAACCTGAGTGGCAACGGTAAGAGTTCGATCATTGGCACCGCAGGATCCATCAAAGTTGTTCGCGTCGTCGATGGCCCCGTGATCGGTGTCCACATGATCGGCGCACGCGTCGGGGAACAAATCGGTGAAGCGCAACTGATTGTCAACTGGGAAGCGCACCCAGAAGACATCACGCCGCTATTGCACGCCCACCCCACTCAAAACGAGGCGCTCGGCGAGGCATTCCTTGCACTGGCAGGCAAGCCGCTTCACGCGGTCTAG
- a CDS encoding leucyl aminopeptidase: protein MTVATLHLSTLPASQIDADVLVIGVVKTESGPQLVDTSAELASFAAALSIVGATGGQDELHRIPASGIGAPAVAFIGLGDKDRTAEVLRYAAGSAARQLRGAARIALALGSDSRDDTLAVLEGAAIGAYSYDVYRSTKPEAAKVLATDITVVSPIDDAALVERAAIIARATHVTRDLVNEAPRELYPATFADRASELAALDNVEVEVLAEKELHEGGFGGILGVGQGSSRGPRLVKLSYNPPGATKHLALVGKGITFDSGGLSLKPGLGMIGMKFDMSGAATVMSVVEACAKLGTKVRLTAWLCLAENMPSGTAIRPNDVLTIRGGKTVEVLNTDAEGRLVMADALVAASEENPDAIVDIATLTGAAVVALGNRYAGTMGDKELVNQIVAVADRVGEPFWPMPISPELRPMLASDIADIANIKAGNTAAGMLIAAAFLKDFVGKRAGSSETIPWAHIDIAGPSDNRGTGWGYVGKGATGIGVRTLIELAEEFSRP, encoded by the coding sequence ATGACCGTTGCTACTCTGCACTTGTCCACCCTTCCCGCATCACAGATTGACGCCGACGTACTCGTCATCGGAGTAGTGAAAACCGAATCTGGACCGCAACTCGTTGACACCTCAGCCGAGCTCGCTTCGTTCGCTGCGGCCCTGAGTATCGTGGGTGCAACGGGCGGCCAAGACGAGCTGCACCGCATTCCCGCATCCGGAATCGGGGCACCGGCCGTGGCCTTTATCGGGCTCGGCGACAAAGATCGCACCGCAGAAGTATTGCGGTACGCCGCCGGGTCAGCTGCGCGCCAATTGCGCGGAGCCGCTCGCATTGCCTTGGCCCTGGGATCCGATTCACGGGACGACACACTGGCAGTACTCGAAGGCGCTGCGATCGGCGCCTATTCCTATGATGTGTACCGCTCAACCAAGCCAGAAGCGGCAAAGGTTCTTGCCACCGACATCACGGTAGTCAGTCCAATCGACGATGCCGCACTGGTGGAAAGGGCCGCGATCATTGCCCGGGCAACCCATGTGACTCGTGATCTTGTCAATGAGGCTCCTCGCGAGCTCTACCCAGCAACCTTTGCCGATCGAGCTAGCGAGCTTGCAGCCCTCGACAATGTTGAGGTAGAAGTACTTGCGGAGAAAGAACTTCACGAGGGCGGATTTGGGGGCATCCTCGGTGTCGGCCAAGGATCGAGCAGGGGGCCACGTCTCGTTAAGCTGAGCTACAACCCACCGGGAGCGACGAAGCACCTCGCTCTCGTCGGCAAGGGAATCACGTTCGACTCTGGCGGGCTTTCACTCAAACCAGGTCTCGGCATGATCGGCATGAAGTTCGATATGAGCGGTGCAGCAACGGTGATGTCCGTGGTTGAGGCATGCGCAAAACTCGGCACTAAGGTTCGACTCACCGCCTGGCTCTGCCTCGCGGAGAACATGCCATCAGGTACCGCGATTCGACCGAACGATGTGCTGACTATTCGCGGCGGTAAGACCGTGGAGGTTCTCAATACCGACGCGGAAGGTCGGCTCGTCATGGCTGACGCGCTAGTTGCTGCAAGTGAGGAGAACCCCGACGCAATCGTTGACATTGCAACACTCACCGGTGCCGCTGTGGTTGCTCTCGGAAACCGCTATGCGGGCACCATGGGCGATAAAGAACTCGTCAACCAGATAGTCGCCGTCGCCGATCGAGTTGGTGAGCCGTTCTGGCCAATGCCCATCAGTCCTGAACTACGCCCCATGCTCGCATCTGATATCGCCGACATTGCGAATATCAAGGCTGGCAATACAGCCGCGGGCATGCTTATCGCTGCCGCCTTCCTTAAAGACTTTGTCGGCAAGCGCGCTGGGAGCAGCGAAACCATTCCTTGGGCGCACATCGATATCGCTGGCCCGTCTGACAACCGTGGCACGGGCTGGGGTTATGTGGGAAAGGGCGCTACCGGAATCGGTGTGAGAACACTCATTGAACTGGCCGAGGAATTTTCTCGACCGTAG